The proteins below are encoded in one region of Tomitella fengzijianii:
- a CDS encoding TetR/AcrR family transcriptional regulator, with translation MVRQERAEATRRQILDAAAEIFAENGYIKANLGDIVSRADVTKGALYFHFDSKESLAREIVDERDRRIAGTRRAIEASSIPPVESMIQQSMAIASLMYSDLYVRSGDMLLQELGAAWNGASSSPGAAYRRIHELLESAVARGDVRVDDTEVLAKVLWSQFWGARMTMRMLEDGPDLITCLEHIWLMTIDSVVIDEMRGYFRQVVNRAAEMQRSKITESV, from the coding sequence ATGGTGAGGCAGGAGCGGGCCGAGGCCACGCGACGGCAGATCCTCGATGCCGCCGCGGAGATTTTCGCGGAGAACGGGTACATCAAGGCGAACCTGGGCGACATCGTCTCACGTGCCGACGTGACGAAGGGGGCGCTCTACTTCCACTTCGACTCGAAGGAGAGCCTGGCCCGCGAGATCGTCGACGAGCGTGATCGGCGCATCGCCGGCACCCGCCGGGCCATCGAGGCGTCGAGCATCCCGCCGGTCGAGAGCATGATCCAGCAGTCGATGGCGATCGCATCCCTGATGTACTCGGACCTCTACGTGCGCTCCGGCGACATGCTGCTGCAGGAGCTCGGTGCGGCGTGGAACGGCGCGTCGTCGTCTCCGGGGGCGGCGTACCGCAGGATCCATGAGCTGCTGGAGTCCGCGGTGGCCCGCGGCGACGTGCGCGTGGACGATACCGAGGTTCTTGCGAAGGTCCTGTGGTCGCAGTTCTGGGGCGCCCGGATGACGATGCGGATGCTCGAGGACGGCCCCGACCTCATCACCTGCCTCGAACATATTTGGCTGATGACCATTGATTCGGTGGTGATCGATGAGATGCGCGGGTATTTTCGGCAGGTCGTGAATCGTGCAGCAGAAATGCAGCGCTCCAAAATAACGGAATCAGTATGA
- a CDS encoding PAS domain-containing protein, which translates to MMGHPLNGRSVEAGLGVGARSGFDTIGETAVVGLGALSRRAPDILPHAALGVLEQLPAPVLICADDGTSLIVNEEFRTVTGYGSADLCGRSVDDLFSAMGDSVEWRRVASRESSRWGGAAILLGRDGVPLHVHVNVVAILLASGMRLLWSVEDRSAAYWECPSTWGG; encoded by the coding sequence ATGATGGGTCATCCGCTGAACGGCCGCAGCGTCGAGGCAGGTCTCGGGGTCGGCGCAAGGAGTGGTTTCGACACGATCGGGGAGACCGCGGTCGTCGGTCTGGGCGCGCTGTCCCGCCGCGCACCGGACATATTGCCGCACGCGGCGCTCGGGGTGCTCGAGCAGCTGCCCGCCCCGGTGCTCATCTGCGCGGACGACGGCACTTCGCTCATCGTCAACGAGGAGTTCCGGACGGTCACGGGTTACGGCTCCGCAGACCTGTGCGGGCGGTCCGTCGACGATCTCTTCAGCGCAATGGGGGACTCGGTGGAGTGGCGTCGCGTCGCGTCGCGGGAGTCGTCCAGGTGGGGCGGAGCGGCCATCCTGCTCGGCCGCGACGGGGTGCCGCTGCACGTGCACGTGAACGTGGTGGCCATCCTGCTCGCCTCCGGTATGCGACTGCTCTGGTCGGTGGAGGATCGCTCGGCGGCCTACTGGGAGTGCCCGTCCACCTGGGGCGGGTGA
- a CDS encoding LCP family protein, with amino-acid sequence MAGRPRSRRPLSRRGRVLRALARAALAIVLILVMLGGAALVLQDRWIGPVHRIPDAFAGLDESVRPPDTGGSETVFLLMGSDVRADGPTTGTAAPDSDDGSRADAIMLVRISGDGSSADVVSIPRDSWVPIDGHGMHKINAAFAFGGPPLLIHTVEELTGIRIDHFAVIDFDGFTAVTDALGGVTVDVAEQTTSRGHTFTAGPNHLDGAEALIYVRQRYELPGGDFDRVQRQQNYLRAVLTKLAGENLLASPGRLDTVIRDIAGSVSVDSGLSDFDLIRLARRLQNLSPDDVEFLTAPVAGTGWEGDQSVVYLNRQGGEEVWAALRAGQRPPRDAGADRLPAVPR; translated from the coding sequence ATGGCCGGACGTCCACGATCCCGGCGCCCGCTGTCGCGGCGTGGAAGGGTGCTGCGCGCCCTGGCCCGCGCCGCGCTCGCCATCGTGCTGATTCTGGTGATGCTCGGCGGCGCGGCCCTGGTGCTGCAGGACCGCTGGATCGGCCCCGTCCATCGCATCCCCGACGCCTTCGCCGGGCTGGACGAGTCCGTGCGCCCCCCGGACACCGGAGGCTCCGAGACGGTCTTCCTGCTGATGGGCAGCGACGTCCGCGCCGACGGCCCCACCACCGGCACGGCGGCGCCGGATTCCGACGACGGCAGCCGCGCCGATGCGATCATGCTCGTCCGGATCTCCGGGGACGGTAGCTCCGCCGACGTCGTCTCGATCCCCCGCGACAGCTGGGTGCCGATCGACGGCCACGGAATGCATAAGATCAACGCCGCCTTCGCGTTCGGCGGGCCGCCGCTGCTGATCCATACGGTCGAGGAGCTCACCGGCATCCGGATCGACCATTTCGCGGTGATCGACTTCGACGGCTTCACTGCCGTCACCGACGCGCTGGGCGGGGTGACGGTGGACGTGGCCGAGCAGACGACGAGCCGCGGGCACACCTTCACCGCCGGACCGAACCACCTGGACGGCGCGGAGGCGCTCATCTACGTGCGTCAGCGGTACGAACTTCCGGGCGGCGACTTCGACCGCGTGCAGCGGCAGCAGAACTACCTGCGGGCGGTCCTCACCAAGCTCGCCGGCGAGAACCTGCTGGCCTCGCCGGGACGACTCGACACGGTGATCCGCGACATCGCCGGCTCCGTGAGCGTGGACTCCGGCCTCAGCGACTTCGACCTGATCCGCCTCGCCCGGAGACTGCAGAACCTCTCGCCCGACGACGTGGAGTTCCTCACCGCGCCGGTGGCCGGCACCGGATGGGAGGGCGACCAGAGTGTGGTCTACCTGAACCGGCAGGGCGGGGAGGAAGTGTGGGCGGCGTTGCGCGCGGGACAGCGCCCGCCGCGGGACGCGGGCGCCGATCGCCTGCCGGCCGTGCCACGCTGA
- the alr gene encoding alanine racemase — MTGQFQTSQPQALATIDHDALAHNVGVVRERAGGTPVMAVVKADGYGHGAVEMARTMLAEGVRELGVCTLAEALELRAAGITAPILSWLHAHDADFAPAMEADVELAVSTRLHLAAVVDAARRAGRAAVLTVKVDTGLNRNGVNADDWPRLLEEIVAAQRAGTVRLRGVFTHFARADEPDHPVIDSQAARLKEMVGQARAAGLGPEVVHAANSAATLTRPDLRFDMVRPGIALYGLSPMPDVSDFGLRPVMRLSGRFVNVKNVREGDGVSYGHTWTAPHDTTVGVLPLGYADGIPRTLSGRFDVAVDGERRPAVGRVCMDQFVVDLGPGSGVRIGDEAVIFGDPRRGEPHAQEWAEALGTIHYEVVTGIKGRVQRRHIGGRD; from the coding sequence ATGACCGGCCAGTTCCAGACCTCCCAGCCTCAAGCCCTCGCGACCATCGACCACGACGCCCTCGCGCACAACGTCGGCGTCGTCCGCGAACGTGCCGGCGGGACCCCGGTCATGGCCGTGGTCAAGGCGGACGGTTACGGGCACGGCGCGGTGGAGATGGCCCGCACGATGCTGGCCGAGGGGGTGCGCGAGCTGGGCGTGTGCACGCTCGCGGAAGCGCTGGAGCTGCGCGCGGCGGGCATCACCGCGCCGATCCTGTCCTGGTTGCACGCGCACGACGCCGACTTCGCGCCCGCGATGGAGGCCGACGTGGAACTCGCGGTGTCCACCCGCCTGCACCTTGCGGCGGTGGTCGACGCGGCCCGGCGCGCCGGACGAGCGGCCGTGCTGACCGTCAAGGTGGATACCGGGCTCAATCGCAACGGCGTGAATGCGGACGACTGGCCGCGCCTGCTCGAGGAGATCGTCGCGGCGCAGCGGGCCGGCACAGTCCGCCTGCGCGGCGTCTTCACCCACTTCGCCCGCGCCGACGAGCCTGATCACCCCGTCATCGACAGCCAGGCCGCGCGCCTCAAGGAGATGGTCGGCCAGGCGCGCGCCGCCGGCCTCGGGCCGGAGGTCGTGCATGCGGCCAACTCCGCAGCCACCCTCACCCGGCCGGACCTGCGTTTCGACATGGTGCGGCCGGGGATCGCCCTGTACGGGCTCTCGCCGATGCCCGACGTCTCCGACTTCGGTCTGCGGCCGGTCATGCGGCTCTCCGGCCGCTTCGTCAACGTCAAGAACGTGCGCGAGGGCGACGGGGTCTCCTACGGGCACACCTGGACCGCGCCGCACGACACCACCGTCGGCGTGCTGCCGCTGGGCTACGCCGACGGCATCCCGCGCACGCTCAGCGGGCGATTCGACGTCGCCGTGGACGGGGAGCGCCGGCCCGCCGTCGGTCGTGTCTGCATGGACCAGTTCGTGGTGGACCTGGGACCGGGCTCGGGCGTGCGGATCGGGGACGAGGCGGTGATCTTCGGCGACCCGCGGCGCGGCGAGCCGCACGCCCAGGAGTGGGCGGAGGCGCTCGGCACCATCCATTACGAGGTGGTCACCGGCATCAAGGGGCGCGTGCAGCGCCGCCACATCGGGGGCCGGGACTGA
- the tsaE gene encoding tRNA (adenosine(37)-N6)-threonylcarbamoyltransferase complex ATPase subunit type 1 TsaE, which produces MLRRTLATAADTEAFGADLAADLAAGDLVILDGPLGAGKTVLARGIARGLGAQGPVTSPTYVIARVHAAGGGRPDGGAPATMVHVDAYRLGDGPAALDELDALDLDTDLDDSVVVVEWGAGLAERLADHHVLVRLRRDPDTDARVVEWERRTGSA; this is translated from the coding sequence ATGCTGCGGCGCACTCTGGCCACGGCCGCCGACACGGAGGCGTTCGGCGCCGATCTTGCCGCCGACCTGGCCGCCGGCGACCTGGTGATCCTCGACGGGCCGTTGGGTGCCGGGAAGACGGTGCTGGCGCGCGGCATCGCGCGGGGGCTCGGTGCGCAGGGACCGGTGACGTCCCCGACGTACGTGATCGCGCGCGTGCACGCGGCGGGCGGGGGGCGTCCCGACGGCGGCGCACCGGCGACGATGGTGCACGTGGACGCGTACCGGTTGGGGGACGGGCCCGCGGCGCTCGACGAGCTGGACGCCCTCGACCTCGACACCGACCTGGACGATTCGGTCGTGGTGGTCGAATGGGGCGCGGGTCTCGCCGAAAGGCTGGCCGACCACCACGTGCTGGTCCGGTTGCGGCGCGATCCGGACACCGACGCCCGCGTGGTGGAGTGGGAGCGCCGCACCGGCAGCGCCTGA
- the tsaB gene encoding tRNA (adenosine(37)-N6)-threonylcarbamoyltransferase complex dimerization subunit type 1 TsaB: MLVLTVDTSTPAVTAGLVRLAGAVAEPVAVRVTRDARAHAEVLTPQILECLQEAGAAPTDLDAVVVGAGPGPFTGLRVGMATAAAFGDALGIPVHGVCSLDAIAAQVVADARASEGVLQEFLVVTDARRREVYWARYRGGARVEGPEVVKPADLAVGAADAAAGSSEHVGLLGLTALPPRSPTPAGIAALAAAEIAAHTEPAPLEPLYLRRPDAAEPRPRVRAAKAPA; encoded by the coding sequence GTGCTTGTTCTCACCGTCGACACCTCCACGCCCGCTGTGACCGCGGGGCTCGTGCGCCTGGCGGGCGCGGTCGCCGAGCCAGTCGCCGTGCGGGTCACCCGCGACGCGCGCGCCCATGCGGAGGTGCTCACCCCGCAGATACTGGAATGCCTGCAGGAGGCCGGGGCCGCGCCGACGGATCTGGATGCGGTCGTCGTGGGCGCCGGGCCCGGGCCGTTCACCGGGTTGCGCGTGGGGATGGCGACGGCCGCCGCGTTCGGCGACGCCCTCGGCATCCCCGTGCACGGGGTGTGCAGCCTCGACGCCATCGCCGCCCAGGTCGTCGCCGACGCGCGCGCAAGCGAGGGCGTGCTGCAGGAGTTCCTGGTGGTCACGGACGCGCGACGTCGCGAGGTGTACTGGGCACGGTATCGGGGCGGAGCCCGGGTCGAGGGGCCGGAGGTGGTCAAGCCGGCAGACCTCGCCGTCGGCGCCGCGGATGCCGCGGCCGGGTCCTCCGAGCACGTCGGCCTGCTCGGCCTCACCGCGCTCCCGCCGCGGTCGCCCACCCCCGCGGGAATCGCGGCACTCGCCGCGGCGGAGATCGCCGCGCACACCGAGCCCGCGCCGCTGGAACCGCTCTACTTGCGCAGGCCCGACGCCGCCGAGCCCCGGCCGAGGGTGCGCGCGGCGAAGGCCCCGGCGTGA
- the rimI gene encoding ribosomal protein S18-alanine N-acetyltransferase, protein MSGDRTPDGQISVGPLDFADAHACAALERLLFAGESPWPAAAFAEEMRAPHTRFYAARRSTPEHPRPWLVGYAGIALLGGAEPESEVHTIAVDPKAQGRGVGRRLLTLLLAEADAHGGPVFLDVRTDNAPAIALYRSEGFENIGMRPRYYQPSGADAYVMCRPAADGAAETKGTAR, encoded by the coding sequence GTGAGCGGCGACCGCACCCCGGACGGGCAGATCTCCGTCGGCCCGCTCGATTTCGCCGACGCCCACGCGTGCGCCGCGCTCGAGCGGCTGCTTTTCGCCGGGGAGAGCCCGTGGCCCGCGGCGGCGTTCGCCGAGGAGATGCGCGCGCCGCACACGCGGTTCTACGCTGCCCGCCGAAGCACCCCGGAGCATCCGCGGCCGTGGCTCGTCGGCTACGCGGGCATCGCGCTGCTCGGCGGGGCGGAGCCCGAATCGGAGGTCCACACCATCGCCGTCGACCCGAAGGCCCAGGGCCGGGGAGTGGGGCGCAGGCTGTTGACGCTCCTGCTGGCCGAGGCCGACGCGCACGGCGGGCCGGTGTTCCTCGACGTGCGCACCGACAACGCACCGGCGATCGCGCTGTACCGGAGCGAGGGCTTCGAGAACATCGGGATGCGCCCGCGCTACTACCAGCCCAGCGGGGCGGATGCGTACGTGATGTGCAGGCCGGCGGCCGATGGTGCTGCAGAAACGAAAGGGACCGCCCGATGA
- the tsaD gene encoding tRNA (adenosine(37)-N6)-threonylcarbamoyltransferase complex transferase subunit TsaD encodes MIVMGIESSCDETGVGIVRLEAGADGAARVELLADEVASSVDEHVRFGGVVPEIASRAHLQAMVPTMRRALAAAGVDRPDAVAATVGPGLAGALLVGAAAAKAYAAAWGVPFYGINHLGGHVAVDALEHGPLPRSVALLVSGGHTQLLLVDGLGAPIVELGSTVDDAAGEAYDKVARLLGLGYPGGPKIDALAQEGDPSAIAFPRGMTGPRDARHAFSFSGLKTAVARHVEKCERDGVPVPAADVAASFQEAVADVLTMKAVRACVDEGVGTLLIGGGVAANSRVRALAEERCAAAGIALRVPRPRLCTDNGAMIASLGAHLIAAGATPSPLGISTDPGLPVQTSQVR; translated from the coding sequence ATGATCGTCATGGGTATCGAGAGCTCGTGCGACGAGACGGGCGTGGGCATCGTGCGCCTGGAGGCCGGGGCCGACGGCGCCGCGCGCGTGGAACTGCTGGCGGACGAGGTGGCCAGCAGCGTCGACGAGCACGTCCGCTTCGGCGGGGTGGTGCCGGAGATCGCCTCGCGTGCGCACCTGCAGGCCATGGTGCCGACGATGCGCCGGGCGCTCGCCGCCGCCGGCGTGGACCGGCCGGACGCGGTGGCCGCCACGGTGGGCCCCGGGCTCGCCGGCGCGCTGCTGGTGGGGGCGGCCGCCGCGAAGGCCTACGCCGCCGCGTGGGGCGTGCCGTTCTACGGGATCAACCACCTGGGCGGGCACGTGGCCGTCGACGCCCTGGAGCACGGCCCGCTGCCCCGGTCCGTGGCGCTGCTGGTGTCCGGCGGGCACACGCAGCTGCTGCTGGTGGACGGCCTCGGCGCGCCGATCGTCGAACTCGGCTCCACGGTGGACGACGCCGCGGGGGAGGCGTACGACAAGGTCGCACGACTGCTGGGCCTCGGCTACCCGGGCGGCCCCAAGATCGACGCGCTGGCGCAGGAGGGCGACCCGTCCGCCATTGCGTTCCCGCGCGGCATGACCGGCCCGCGCGACGCCCGGCACGCCTTCTCGTTCTCGGGGCTGAAGACGGCCGTCGCCCGGCACGTCGAGAAGTGCGAGCGCGACGGCGTCCCCGTCCCCGCAGCCGACGTGGCCGCGTCGTTCCAGGAGGCCGTGGCAGACGTACTGACGATGAAGGCCGTGCGTGCGTGCGTGGACGAGGGCGTCGGCACGCTGCTCATCGGCGGCGGCGTGGCCGCGAACTCGCGAGTGCGGGCGTTGGCGGAGGAGCGATGCGCCGCAGCGGGTATCGCGCTGCGGGTGCCGCGGCCGCGGCTGTGCACCGACAACGGCGCGATGATCGCGTCGCTGGGCGCGCACCTCATCGCCGCGGGCGCCACGCCGTCGCCGTTGGGGATCTCCACCGATCCGGGGCTTCCGGTGCAGACCAGCCAGGTTCGGTGA
- a CDS encoding DUF4282 domain-containing protein has protein sequence MTMPPQGGSGQPPQGDFGGQPEGAYPAPGPGPYPTAAWGAGYPAGPQQPYPGPQQPYPGPQAQPADKGFFGALFDFDFEHVVTPRIVKIAYILAAVVIALLYFVFTVAAFSESVAGGFVVMLIVGPLIGLVYLVLARITLEFYRAIVVMGADIREMKNAQMRL, from the coding sequence ATGACGATGCCACCGCAGGGCGGATCCGGGCAGCCGCCGCAGGGAGACTTCGGAGGGCAGCCCGAGGGCGCGTATCCGGCGCCCGGTCCGGGGCCTTACCCGACGGCCGCGTGGGGAGCCGGGTATCCCGCCGGTCCGCAGCAGCCCTACCCGGGCCCGCAGCAGCCGTACCCCGGCCCGCAGGCGCAGCCTGCGGACAAGGGATTCTTCGGTGCACTGTTCGACTTCGATTTCGAGCACGTCGTCACCCCTCGGATCGTCAAGATCGCCTACATCCTGGCCGCGGTCGTGATCGCACTGCTGTACTTCGTCTTCACGGTGGCGGCCTTCTCGGAGTCCGTGGCCGGAGGCTTCGTGGTGATGCTGATCGTGGGGCCGCTCATCGGGCTGGTGTACCTCGTGCTCGCGCGCATCACGCTCGAGTTCTACCGGGCCATCGTGGTGATGGGCGCGGACATCCGTGAGATGAAGAACGCGCAGATGAGGCTCTAG
- a CDS encoding TIGR03767 family metallophosphoesterase: MTKVNRRRFLTGAGAGLGGALTLNVLGAAAPSRIGGGFWTPATAHADALAGSTAGTTLEAVATPAGPHGYQRLTAGPAYPVVVRTELAPAQAARADRRRALASLVQMTDMHILDAQSPVRVEFVHPLIGSASRPQDLLTTQGLTSLVGRINALAGGPHSGRRFDAVVTTGDNTDNHEHVELDWYLTALSGGRFTPNTGDLHRYEGTQDSGFDLYWNPESRHTDSFKRAGFPVIDGYFDAALAPMSSPGLTVPWFAVFGNHDDSVLGTAPSGIPPITDLYTSNLKLGAPGSAEEAERLQRALRADPAAVPGLIGQMTNPARIVTPDERRAPFTPREFMAAHFDPRYLGPGPHGHGFAADAPETGIGYYGFEIAPGVVGISMDSTNRGGFVDGSFGDAQFRWIEQTLAAGSSRYFDAGGREVRTGADDTLFVLFSHHTSDTTGLLIPDPENPAEPRHSGAELVALLHRFPNVCAWVNGHTHANKVTPHPGPTAQQGFWEVNTASHIDFPQYARVIEVVDNADGTLSLLATLIESDAPCQVPYDDLSPLGLASLYRELSYNDVNRDPDNMGGPADHNVELLLASPFA, translated from the coding sequence GTGACCAAGGTGAATCGCAGAAGGTTCCTGACCGGCGCGGGCGCAGGCCTGGGCGGGGCACTCACGTTGAACGTGCTCGGCGCCGCCGCCCCGAGCCGCATCGGCGGCGGGTTCTGGACGCCGGCCACCGCCCACGCCGACGCCCTCGCCGGGTCGACGGCCGGCACCACGCTCGAGGCCGTCGCCACCCCCGCCGGGCCGCACGGGTACCAGCGGCTCACGGCCGGGCCCGCATACCCGGTGGTCGTGCGCACCGAGCTCGCGCCTGCACAAGCCGCGCGTGCCGACCGCCGGCGCGCGCTCGCCTCCCTCGTCCAGATGACGGACATGCACATCCTCGACGCCCAGTCCCCCGTGCGCGTCGAGTTCGTCCACCCGCTCATCGGGTCCGCGTCGCGCCCCCAGGACCTGCTCACCACGCAGGGGCTCACCTCGCTCGTGGGCCGCATCAACGCGCTGGCCGGCGGGCCGCACTCGGGCCGCCGGTTCGACGCCGTCGTCACCACAGGCGACAACACCGACAACCACGAGCACGTGGAGCTGGACTGGTATCTCACCGCGCTCAGCGGCGGCCGGTTCACACCGAACACCGGCGACCTGCACCGCTACGAGGGCACCCAGGACTCCGGCTTCGACCTGTACTGGAACCCGGAGTCGCGGCACACCGACAGCTTCAAGCGCGCCGGGTTCCCCGTCATCGACGGCTACTTCGACGCCGCGCTGGCGCCGATGTCCAGCCCCGGGCTGACGGTGCCGTGGTTCGCGGTGTTCGGCAACCACGACGACAGCGTCCTGGGCACCGCCCCCAGCGGCATCCCGCCGATCACCGACCTGTACACGAGCAACCTGAAATTGGGCGCGCCCGGCTCGGCGGAGGAGGCCGAGCGGCTCCAGCGGGCGCTGCGCGCCGACCCGGCCGCCGTGCCCGGGCTCATCGGGCAGATGACCAACCCCGCCCGCATCGTCACCCCCGACGAACGCCGCGCGCCGTTCACGCCCCGGGAGTTCATGGCAGCACACTTCGACCCCCGCTACCTGGGCCCCGGGCCGCACGGCCACGGCTTCGCCGCCGACGCACCCGAAACCGGCATCGGCTACTACGGCTTCGAGATCGCACCGGGGGTCGTCGGCATCAGCATGGACTCCACCAACCGCGGCGGATTCGTCGACGGGTCCTTCGGCGACGCCCAGTTCCGCTGGATCGAACAGACCCTCGCCGCCGGCAGCAGCAGATACTTCGACGCCGGCGGACGCGAGGTGCGCACCGGCGCCGACGACACCCTCTTCGTCCTCTTCAGCCACCACACCAGCGATACGACCGGCCTGCTCATCCCCGACCCGGAGAACCCGGCGGAGCCGCGCCACTCCGGCGCCGAGCTCGTGGCCCTGCTGCACCGCTTCCCCAATGTGTGCGCCTGGGTGAACGGCCACACGCACGCCAACAAGGTCACCCCGCATCCGGGACCCACCGCGCAGCAGGGATTCTGGGAGGTCAATACCGCGTCGCACATCGACTTCCCGCAGTACGCGCGCGTCATCGAGGTGGTCGACAACGCCGACGGCACGCTGTCGCTGCTGGCGACCCTCATCGAATCGGACGCCCCCTGCCAGGTGCCGTACGACGACCTGTCGCCGCTGGGACTCGCGTCGCTCTACCGCGAACTGTCCTACAACGACGTCAACCGGGACCCGGACAACATGGGCGGCCCGGCCGATCACAACGTGGAGCTGCTGCTCGCGTCGCCGTTCGCGTGA
- the groES gene encoding co-chaperone GroES codes for MASVNIKPLEDRILVKTNEAETTTASGLVIPDTAKEKPQEGTVIAVGPGRWDDEGENRIPVDVSEGDTVVYSKYGGTEINYKGEDYLILSARDVLAVIG; via the coding sequence GTGGCGAGCGTGAACATCAAGCCGCTCGAGGACCGGATCCTCGTCAAGACCAACGAAGCGGAGACGACGACCGCCTCCGGCCTGGTCATCCCCGACACGGCGAAGGAGAAGCCCCAGGAGGGCACCGTCATCGCCGTGGGCCCCGGTCGCTGGGACGACGAGGGCGAGAACCGCATCCCCGTCGACGTGTCCGAGGGCGACACCGTCGTCTACAGCAAGTACGGCGGCACCGAGATCAACTACAAGGGCGAGGACTACCTCATCCTGTCGGCGCGCGACGTCCTCGCGGTCATCGGCTAG